GCTAAATGTGGGAAAATGGTGCCTGAATTAAACTTCAGATAATCCAAGAATACTTCAGCTGGGACTGAAAACCCCTGAAGGTAGGAGGTCAAAGTTCATGAGAATTCTGTGCTTGGGTTTCGTTGAGGTTTCAACTGTGAGATTGGATATATTGTGAGTACAAACAGGATTTCTTTCACacagttttcattttaagtAGTAGTTTACTTGTTGAACTTCAATAGAATAAATATTATGTTGGTCATTGGTGGTTGTGGTCTGCCTTAAGTTAGCAAAGAGTCAGTTTACAGCAATTTGTCTGTTGTCATTTCGCTGTAAGAAGCGCAAACAAAGGGCAAGTGCACTTCAGCTTTTTATGTCCTCAGATAAAGGTCATTTTTATGTGCATGTCGTAGGTGTGCCACATTTAGAAACAGACAGAACCGCTGCTGATTGTGTTCTCCTCTCCACAGTTAAGAGGGGTATTGTAGTCCAACAAAAATGGAAATGTTCTTGCAGAATTGTCCTGAAGTGTGGCGATAATGTCCCTATTCTCCTGTTTGATGTCCCACAATCACACTGAAACCACCAATTATTTTCTCCTCAACAGATGAGCACCCATCCATAACTTAGCTCGGACAATCGGCCGACCCTGATTGGACTGTTTCCCCCTCCAAACGAGTTGCTGCCCACAGCTGCTGTGGGAGCCCGAGTCGCCATGGAGACGGTGGTGATCGTGGCCATAGGGGTGTTGGCCACCATTTTCCTGGCCTCCTTCGCTGCCCTGGTGGTGGTTTGCAGACATCGCTACTGCCACCCTCATGACCTGCTGCACCACTTTGACTCCAAGTCAGTAAATCATCAAAACAAAGTCTGTTAACCTGGATCAGTCTATATAACAAAATAATCTTAGTCTTAGGtttttttaaggattatttgggactttttatgactttatttaggtacaggacagtgaatagagtcagaaactgggacgagacagagtggggaatgacattcagGAAAGGACTCacacctgggccacccgctgtGAAGACCTTAGTCTCTGAGCGCACCAACCACTATGCCACCGGCGCCCCTAATCTTAGTCTTAGGTTTCTCTACACTGTCTACATATGTACTGTGTGATTCTTTTATAATATGGTTAAAATATTTTACCTGTAGAAGAAACTTTGAAACTATTAGGGAgcatgtttggtgttttttaaacaactaCAATAGAAAAGATGCTGGAAAGCAAGGCAGAGAAAGCTGCAACAAAGGTCCTCAGATCAGAGATGTTATGCTTCATGGTCAGCATCTTAATCCTTAAGCCACATTGGCACCTCATTTTTTATGCATTTCAATCGCAGTTGGACCAAATTCACCTCAACTATTAAGAATTTTCTTCTTACTGCGTCTTTACCCTATGACGTGGTTTACACTATGATGTAGTTCACACTCAACGCTTTATGTGTATCTAAAGAAGGATGCTTTCTAGGTTTGAATTTACTTGCCATTTGGATTCTGGTTAATGATCCTTATTTGTCTGTATTTCAGGCCCACAGTGGATCTGATCGGAGCCATGGAGACCCAGAGTGAGCTgtcagagctggagctggacgATGTGGTCATCACAAACCCCCACATCGAGGCCATCTTGGAGAACGAGGACTGGATAGAGGACGCCTCGTATGTctaactgtcttttttttgttgcatgatATAAGATTTGAATCATATTAATAACTATACATAGTTACTGTCATGcatcaaattaaattaagtgattttgttttttgtcctaAACAGTGGATTGGTCTCTCACTGCATTTCTATCTTAAAGGTAAGAGGATTTCATCATTTGagtctatatatttatttacaccaatCAGCAGAAACTATAAAATATCTTTCTTCCACGAACAGATCTGCCACACTTTGACCGAAAAGCTGGTTGCCATGACCATGGGCTCAGGGGCAAAGGTCAAAGCACCAGccagcctgagtgacatcatcactgtAGCCAAACGGATCAGCCCGAGGTAACACACTGTTTGATTCAGAAAAAATGAACATGATCACATTACTGACTCCAGCTCACCTACCTCCTCATATCCTCATTGCCTCTTCCCTCAGGGTGGACGACGTTGTCAGATCTATGTACCCTCCTCTGGACCCAATCCTCCTCGACGCCAGGTAATCTCATTTATTGCCTCTTTTTGTATGACTGTGATGACTTAATGCAAGGACCTACTAATGTGATTGATTTGGCATCTGAGCTGGAAAGAGCACACACTTGACTTGACTTATCCTTAATGTAATAACATTGAAACAGAGAGCGAAAGAGACAGCAAGACAAATGCTAAAGTGTGGCAGCAAATGTTTGCTTTCAGGGAAACATTATAACtcaaaattatttgtttttatcacgacttgaattgaaattgaagtTCTTAGTTGTAAAAAGccctttctttcaaaataaaagcttttcatCCTGCATAAAACTGAGAAATAAAATCAttctctccttttccttctcctcagGGCCACAGCTCTCCTCCTTTCAGTCAGCCACCTGGTGCTTGTCACCCGCAACGCCTGTCACATGTCGGGCAGTATGGACTGGATCGACCAGTCGCTCCACGCTGCTGAAGATCACATGGTGGTTTTGCGTGAGGCGGCCCTGGCCTCCGAACCGGAACGTTACATACCTGGAGTCGACGCACAGAAAGAGCAGGCCATCTAGTACCAACACAGATATTAATCATAAACACAGAAAGGCAGCAATAGGCCATGAAAATTATGCCCCGCCTCTCTTCACACCAATGAACGGGCACATATTCTGCAAGATGGTGTTGAAAAAGCATGTTTCCCCTAACTCAATATCAAGCAAATAGGCTGTGCAGAAGGACGTAGTGACATTTAACACACAAAAATTGTcctagatttttttatttttttttaaatcatattttcatgaaaagtgcTTTCTGGCTTTCACACAGTTGCATACAGGTGGTGTATTTTGTATGTAACCTTCCAGCAGATCTTTAAATAGTTGGTCTGTTGAAGGTGTAAGCTGCCTGCAAGTGAGGGGCTTTTAAAAATTTCTTCCAAAGTGCGCCATCGCCCAGCGGTGGGCCTAAATCCAATCTCGCCGTCACATGGAGGCTTAGTCAGCTAATCCattctgagaaagaaaaaaaaaaacccagttaGCCAGTGAACCCAAAAGGGCTCCATCTCAGTGGACTAATAGAAGACCAACCTGACATAATTGCAGTCTGTGTTATCAGCATGACCTGTAGATGCTCAAAAATCAATCCCACAGTTACTCTTAGTTAAGAATCACCGGTCTGGGAGTTTTTCAGACACAGATAGCATTCTTTTATACCACATCAGCAGCCGAGTAAATGTTTTTCCAGTTGAGTTATGCCCTTATGTGCCATTGCTGCATATTATGTTTAATTGCTCGTATCAAAAGAGACACTAGTATCTCCTCCACTGAAATATCACAAACTCCACCAGATCAATTGATGCAAGACTCTGGTACACCACTGGTCCTAAGTGGATGTTTCCTATTGACTTCAGTGATCACTTTACTGTTCTTCAGGCACCATGAGCAGGATCATATTCATCAAGACTTCAGATTGTCCTGGAATCTGGTAGTGATAATCAAACAAACAGTAATCATGTAGTAGTAAGTTAGGTTTTAGAAATCCAATACTTCTGTTTGTACTAGGACATTCATAAGCCTGAACTTTGCATTTATGGATTATTAGCTTGTGATAGCATgctaaaacatgaacatttcaaTGGTAAACTTTGTTTCTGCTAAACATCTGCATGTTAGCTTTGTCACTGAGAGCCTCGTGGAGAATTTGATACAGCTCCTAAGgtattactttatttattcatatgaAGCTGCTCAGTGGCACTTCATGGCAATAAAAAGTCTGAAGACATCATTACCTGGATCCTCCGGATAGAGACCTCATCGTTTGGTCGAGACAATCCTACtagttcttttatttttttcctgcgGGTTTATTGTGTTGAGGAATGAGACTCTGCATTTAACagaactttaaaaatgtcatttgaaTTTAAGGACTATTTAAGCATTTTACCTTAGACTGTATGAAAGAAtggatgaagtctgagtgaagtCACCCATTGGTGTCTGAAGGGCTGTTTTGGAAGCCTATCCATGGTGGGGGCCCATGTTAAACATTCTAACATCCTAACAGGAATAGGGCTGgaactgaggcgggccttaagcctccttaCAAACCGCTTAAACACAGCCACTTGCAGCCAGATCGGTCACACCCTTAATTATGCATCACTCGTATCTTTCAGAAATTCAAAAGGGCATAGtgtcaataaagacattaaccTGTAAGactaaattcattttttttaatcaggctATTTACGTGTTGATTTCTGCTTTCAAATTGGGCATTTGAACATGGGGCTTTTATGGGCCTTCCaggtcttttggagccagcttACAGCAGAAACTCAAGGAATTGCagatttttttgcacttctgcattggcttcattttcaacacaggAGCTTGCCTCCTGGTTTTTACGAGCCAGTGGTCCAACCTCAAAATTGTCACGATCTCAAATTGGCTTCAAAGCCTAATGGACTTCTGAATTCTCCggtgagcatgttagcatgctgatgttagcattaGGGTCAAAGCACAGCTGTGCTTTCAGCCACATGGAACTGCTTACATGTTAGTATGACGAGTCAACAtttttcagatttgaaaaacatctgttCTTTAGTTCTACAAGTGCGACATTTTCTAAATGAGTTCAGCATCGGTTTCTGACCACCAGGGGAGGAACAACATCATACACAAATATCAAAGTATACTGAGACTTTTTAATCGTATCACCATTAACTGTTTAAAGTGTTACTGTAAAGTCCTGTTGTTTATTCTGTCTGGAATATTGAGCTTTTACACACTATGAAGAAATATAGTATGTCTGTAGGCCCCATGTAACTATATTATTTTATGAGGAGGTTTTCAAAAGTGTGTTGATGGAGGTGAGGCAGAATTAGTGTGTCATTTTTGGCCAGAGGGATGTTATTGGAGCATGTGTACCTGCTCTTCCATGCATAGCTAATAGTGAATCCCAGAAGGGTCTTAATAAGGCATTACCCAGAGCCTCAATAAGCACATGGGCTTAGTCTTCAATTCACATGGCACAAAGCTTTGGGTACACAAGGCTGGAAAATTAACACATTAGCACAGCCAGTGACACAATGCTGTGAGTTATTGAGTCAAACACACTCAATTTAAGACAATCAGCAGGGGGACCCAAAACCTCTGTAAGCACGCAGAGATGTTTGATGAAGAGGTATTGATCGAGGAGGAAACATTTAGACACTGGTTAgcctttcattttatttttattttgtttacattgtttATTAGCAttgatcttttttctttttttttgcaagcacTCCTTTGTTTTTTCTCGTCCTTATCCCACAGTTTGTTACTGATTTCCTTCCCTCACTCCCACACATCTTTCTCTTTATAATTCTCATTGATTTGTACAGATAAAATGAAGTTTCATAggaaaaaatgtattctgttgTTGCTCTGAACAAAAGCTACGGAGAAATCCACATCTGATAAGAGGTCCACACACTCATACTAATTTGacataaataaaagtgaattCCTTTCCTCTTTGTATGACGTTGCGAGGAGTCATTTGTGCAGCAACATGGTACTAATAGCCCCCTGCCATCTTCCTTTCTCTGCGGAGGAGGAGTCCCTGTTGCACGAGTGTCAGTCAGCCTCCGCTTGTCTAGCACAGCAGCCCTTTGCTTTTCTTCAGATCAATTTGCTTCCAGCTCGGCAGGGAGAAGTATTCATCTCTCTTCATTTCCAAAATAGTCTGAAACATAATCGtggtgatttatttttgaagggaaaaaaaagtaaaaaatcaatTCATATTGAATGAAAAGTGAATTCTTAACTTAGACTGCACCTTCTCTCAGGATTCATCATCTTATTATAAACATTATTTATTCAATACAAATAATGGTGAACACTGCAGGCTGCTGGTTGAAACACGTCACTACATGCTGCTCCTCCGTCAGGTTACCTGGAAGTCTTGATCAGACAGGTAGACCTCCAGGTGCTGGGGATCCACTCCATCAGGTAAGGGGCTCCGCAGCAGCTCATCCAGGGGGTACTGGGTCTTCATGAGCTGGGCCAGGGCGTCCTGCACCAAGGTCAGCTTCACCGGCTTTGTGTCACCCTGACAGCAACACACAGGGAAAGAAATGGAGATGTGAATATTACTGTAAACAAGAGACTGAAGTTATGATTGGACAAAAGAATAGAAATATTCCTGTTTTGTGAATTTGCTTGAAGAATTTGTTTCCACTCTGTGACTCACTCACCATGAATTATCAGTTACTCACACTTTTatgatgcaaaaaataaatactattgGTAATGATTACGCTTTTTTTACCTGGCGCCTCTTCCCCTTTAAAGTCTGATTGTTAATGATCAATTTTTTTATAGCTGTAAAGATTTTTATTATGTATATGGTGggtatactgtatattattaaataaatagcGGACCGCTTTTGTGTCAGGCAATTCCAAACTTTTGAAAGGTAGTGAACTTTACCGTAGTAGAAAAAGGCACAAACCTCGACGTTGTCAATATCAAACAaaaatcagagaaaataaatgatgttgtTATATAGCTAGAGATATTTGGAGAAAAATAATTCAGGTCCACAGTGTCCTGGGTGGAGAGATCTATTGTTCATTTTTGTGATATTGAAATTCATTCAAAGGGGCGATCAGGGACAGGATGAATGCTGGAGGCTCTGAGGTAAGAGAATGCAcaccttttgcttttttttttctccccttttcatattttttttgacATTATAAAAGATTGAAAGTTTAGGGgtagaaaatgatttattttcacattgtAGAAGGTCACAACCTGAGACAAACTCATGGCTCAGGATCAATATCTCTTTAAAATGCTTTACGCTGCTAGCAACAAAGATGTGACAAAAAAGTGGCTGCTCATAAAAGAGTTTATAATATGATCAACATGTCAAATATTTATACAGTGGAcaagacatatatatatatatatatatatatataaaatgtaatatgtCAGACTTGTTATTAAAATACCCTATTCAATTGCCCATCTTTACCTCTTATTTTGCTACAAACTgtaaaaagaggtttttttttaaatatttgtccaACCATCTTTATGAAGCCGGTGATCTCAGTCTACAGCTGCCACAGGAAAGAGTGACACATCATGTCCAAACAAGTTTCTAAGTCTGGCTGTGATTCTAAATGAAAACTGATCTTATAACTTGATGGTGTTCATACCCATGTGTGGCTCCTCTCCCAACGGGGGAACACATTGGTGAAGGTGAGAGGTTCTGCCCCCTCGAGGATGAGGTAGGCCTGGGGAGGGCGTCTTGGGTTCATCTCTTGAAtaacaagagaaaaataatcaatGACTACTGTACTAACCGTTTACATCCTGAGCCCTTTCTTTTGAACTGTGTCCTCTTACCTTTGCAGTACTGCAGAGCCGTCTGCATAGCACACCTCCGCTCGTTGTGCCAGCAGCTCCAGGCTGAGGCAGAGCTCTCCGTCTGCTCGGGCTGACCCCAATGCCACAGGTAGACCTCTAGACGGTTGTCGAGAAGAAACAAGGCTGGTGGAAGGACAAGAAATATAGATAAATTGGACAATTAGATTCATAAGTATGGGTTTTTGTGGCAAGAAAAAGGGGACACAGCAGAGAAAAGgttagacagacagatagaagAAGCCAAGACAatataaaggaaacaaacacagtcacagcagcattcagacaattacattttttttaaaaattgttcaGCATTCAAAAGCCTGACAGCTAAAGCGATAAAAGAATGAGTATATGTTGGTTCTCCTTGGAGGGTCAAGAAAGCGTCATCCAGagggcattaaaaaaaaagacagatgaaaGAATGTTCCAGGTTGATTCATGTTTATATGTTTTAtcatcttcatgttttttttaaaagatgttctTTAGGAGTTTAATCACGGATGACTTGAGAAAATCCTTATTTGTCTGATGTGAATAGTTGGCTGTTCTCTCACCTGGCTGTGGGACAGCGTACAGGCTCTCCTGGGTGAAGGGCATCGGCGTCACGAGCCCTGGCAGCCGCGTCGGGCTCTGCAGTTCTTCAGCCTGTAAACTCCCTAAGGTGGCGCTCAGGTGGAAGAGGCGAGGTGTGAAGTTATACTTTCCTGGATCTGAAACAAAAGAAGACGTGCAATAAGCTGAActgactgatttttttctgtgcagagagaattaaaaaaaaagctaaagcgCTCTTCTACCTTGCAGCATGCAGTCGTATGCTTTTCTGTCCATCTGTCCCAGCGCTGTCCAGAAGTCTGCAGGCTCTGAACCTTCCTCCACCACCTGCACCTTCACGGGGCTGCTTTTGCTCAGACCCAGCTCGGGTGGACACCTgatgaaaaacatatttaaatgttaaaattgtcTCTGACGTCTACATTTTCTTCTTACTCATTGTATGTGTCTTACATTTCAGTTAGACGCTCCACCACTCGCTTGCCGACCTCTCTTGTGCTGACATGAGCTTTACAGCCATTCCAGAGATACAGCACCCCCTGCTGGCTGCTGAGCAGCACAACAGAGCCCCTCGATCTTAGACCTGAACAACAGCAGTCCACTTCTAACAGAGAGCCCTCCTCTGGGACCTCTCCACGCACACAGAACAAACGCCACTCTGCAacaagagacagaggagaatactttaaacaaataacaaaaaaaaaaacaggaagggaAAATACTTGTAGACTTCCTCACCTGTTTTAGTGGacacctcctctctcttgtttttgtgaATGACCAGGCCTCCCTGGAAAAGTTGCAGGAAACAGGGAGGTTCTTTTCCTTGAGGAACCACCAcctttgaaaaacaacacagcaaacacatgACTTAACTAGAAAAAGCACTATGATGTAACTGATAACAGCAAGAGTATTAATAAAAAGCTCTGTTAGAAGATTTGTGACATTTGCAGTGAAAATCATGACGTTTTGTCGAGattcctgtttttcattgtcttttctctgtttccttaCAGAGTTCCAATTCTCTTCAATTTCTCCTGACTTATTCCTTTTTCGCACCTTCTTGGTTGTCACACGTATAAGCCTTAAAACTCAAACATCTACCCTCTCCAactgaatggaaaaaaacagctgcaacCCAAGTGTTTTAATCAGTTAGGCTGCATTTCTGGTGTTGCAGTTCTACCCATTAAAGCAGTAAAACGGGGCACCACtggccgagtggttagtttgGGTGCCCCAAATCCAaatcaaatccgacctgtggatTCTTTCCCTGCATGtgattccccactctctctctctctctctctctctctctctctctctcccggatttcagactctatccactgtcctatgaACTGGTGCCGCTTTCTTTAACTCATAATTTAGTTATTGAAGGTCCAAACAAAGAAATCCCAAAAGTTCTAATTTGGACCATAAAGCCATTAAAAACATACTTAATATCTTTAATTATGATTCCtgtcaggatttttttttttgttgcatcaGTCAAACTTTTTAACCGCTAACATAGACTGAGCATATTCTGTGAGTCACGAGGTAAACTAAGTCGATAAAGTGGTACTATTAAAGTATAGTGGATGTGTCATTCGAGTTCCTTTATTTAACATGCAGTGTTATTACTATGGGTTGTAGTTCAGCATACATGTTTATCGTCATCAAAGGTTTTACCTGTGACTCTTCCTGGTTATTCATCCCAATGGACAGGAAAGCTGCTGTGTCCCGCCCACTTACACTTGAGTGACAGCCCCTCCAGAGGAACAAGgcagtgttttctttctccccTCTGCCACACTCATCAGAACCGTTCATCTCCGCTGCAACCGAGGAAAAACACGAGTGAAGATTAATAGTTCAACATCTTCATTCTTGGGAAATAAATGTATCGTTAAATCTCTTTTCAATGTGGCTGACCGACAGTGTTGATGCTGTACGTCCAGCGGATGACGTAAGAGTCTCCTTCATGAAGCTGTCCCGTGCTCTCTATGGGGGTTTCACTGTCATCAAACTCCTGGACATGCCAGCTGTCCACAGCAATGGTATTCAGCTCCATCTGAAGTCCCTCCTCCAGCGTGATGACCCCGTGCCCTCTCTGGACGTCGACGCCGGCCAACACGTTATGGACCAAGCTATCTTCTGTTAGTGACTCACCTGACACCAGAGCTTTGGCGTCGCAGGCGCTCAGAAGGTCTGACGATGGGTCAGATGGAACTGTGACAGGCTGTTAAGATAAATATAGTCATGATATgataaattacattttccttGGTGGTATTTTGTGAGCTGCAGTGTGGATTTTTAATGTCGCTCTATGAGATAAACCTGCATCTCCTTGTTCACAGGAGCAGCCTCCTCTCTGCCTGTGCTCTTGAAAGTCCAGTCCAGGAACTTTTCCCTGAACAGAGCCGTCTCGTTGTGCTCTGACACGCAGCCGAATAAGGCCCAGCTGGGACGCCCCTCCCCACTCCTGTGAACAGAGTTAGAGGTAAGAGGACACATATCACTactaaaaagttttaaaaaatacagttcCTGACACAAATCATTTGGTCCATCCAGTAGCAGGGAATCCATTTTCCAGAGTACGTGCAGTAAAATACCATTTGAATTATTATCCAAAGTGGAAAGGATGCTAACAAGTTTGTATTACTGCTCAGTAAACAATGCTCAGCATATATGTGAAAAAGCTAATCAAATTAGCATTCCTAGTCATATGCGTATTTTTGCACTGTGGGTTTGAACTTAGctgcacttttaaaatcaatacttgacatattttgtataataaaaaaataaaacatgaataatatTAAAGTTTTATGAATTGTACTTCTATTGACTTGCTTTCATgcaaccaatcagagagacaAATTCTTCGTATTTGCAAACCTACTTAGTTAAAGTCTCAGTTTGGATTGTGATGGTGGTACCCTTCAATATATGATaaaaagtatgtgaacattTCTGTTTCGTTCGTATTTGGAGTTGGATTTTCATGGACGGGTCGGGGTTCATTAACTCAGTGGAAATCTTAATGCTACAGACAACAATACTTCAGACAATAGCGTTCCTTTAACCTTTTCCAAGAGCTTGGTGAGAACTCTTTTCTGTTCTGTGCTCTTCTTGTGAACGGATGTTTGCACTGTGTGCCTCAAAAATCTATGTCCACTTGTTGAATGTTGTCTTTTGCCAGCTGCAGCCTGTCAGCATGTGGAGCTTGGATTTCACTGCATGTCTTGTGAACACAATATTGTATGCCTGGGTTCCTCCATGTGCTTTATGGAGTTTCAAGGCATTTGCATTGGTTTTATAGTGTGTAATAAATATCTTCTGCTGACATGTGAAGTTCTGCTACATGCACAGTAAACTCATAATGTAtgctgtgttttcagtgtgGAATTACATCCTCTGCTTTTATTATGTGCACCAAAATGTTCTCTATGTATTCCAACGTTACAGTAATGAGTCCTGATGTgctgttatttttctttgtgaagTATGGACTTAAAAGCTTCTCTCTGCTGAGAGAACTCACAGCGGTATGCCAGGGTTACTTTGTGTGGGATCCAGTGGATTGACTCGACAGTTGCTGTAGTCATAAGCTCCGACCCACACTTGGTGAGTCAGATGGAGAGCAACGTTCATCCTGCTGGGGGAAACATTCTGCCCAGTCCACAGGTACACCTCGCTGCCGAAATCAAACACCAgggcctgcacacacacacacacacacacacacacacacacaaaacatcgAATTAGAAACAACATATTAGCCAAAACCAGAACGACAAAGCAACAGTTGAATCCAGAAGAGTTGTCAGACCTCCTCGGAGCCCAGCAGGGACACACTTGGGACGGAAGCCCAGGCCTGTTCATGGGGCACCAGTCTGTTTTCCACCAGCCTGTACACACAGTTAGAATCTGCTATGCCTCTTTCGAAGagctcgtcctcctcttctgcACTGG
This Labrus bergylta chromosome 16, fLabBer1.1, whole genome shotgun sequence DNA region includes the following protein-coding sequences:
- the tmem98 gene encoding transmembrane protein 98; protein product: METVVIVAIGVLATIFLASFAALVVVCRHRYCHPHDLLHHFDSKPTVDLIGAMETQSELSELELDDVVITNPHIEAILENEDWIEDASGLVSHCISILKICHTLTEKLVAMTMGSGAKVKAPASLSDIITVAKRISPRVDDVVRSMYPPLDPILLDARATALLLSVSHLVLVTRNACHMSGSMDWIDQSLHAAEDHMVVLREAALASEPERYIPGVDAQKEQAI